From the genome of Atribacterota bacterium:
TTTTCAATGGCCTGGATTATTTTTTCGTGAAAATACAAGCCGGGTTCGGTCCCCATAGCTTCTACAATTTTAATCATGTGGTTTCGGAAAAAATCTTTAATAACAAAATTTGCTCTAATAATAATGGGGTTTTTGGTAATTTGTGATAATGCCAAGTGGAAATTAAGATCTTCAAAGGCAAATTTTTCCAGATTGTTCTCTTTATATCTATTCATTTCTTGCAAAATATTTTTTAATCTCTGAATATCTTCTAGAGAAGCTCTTTCCACTACCAATTCGATGGAGCCAATTTCTACTATTTTTCTATATTCATGCATGTAAACGGCTTGAGAACGATCAAATTGAATAAGCGGCAAAAGGGAACTGATGAATGAATCAGTAAAAGAGTGTTTAACAAAAGTACCCTGCCCTCTTTTCTTTTCTAAAAGATCAAGAACCACTAAAGCTTGCAAAGCCTCTCTTATAGTTATTCTACTGACATTTAATATCTCGGTCAGTTTATTTTCGGAAGGTATTTTATATCCTGGCTTCCACTTCCCAGTAATAATTTGGTCTTTTAACTGTTCAAAAACCTGGCTGGTTAATTTTTCTGTTTTTTTAATTGATTTCAAGATCTTTCTCCCGTCAATAAATTTCTTACTATATATTATTGGTAATGAGTTTTATTCCAGGTCCTAGTTAGCTTGTATTTGTATTTAGATTATTCTTTCTTTAGTATATTATAATATGTTGTCATATGTATTACAATAATATTTAAATAACAATGATAATTAAACATGGGCAAGCTAAT
Proteins encoded in this window:
- a CDS encoding FadR/GntR family transcriptional regulator, producing the protein MKSIKKTEKLTSQVFEQLKDQIITGKWKPGYKIPSENKLTEILNVSRITIREALQALVVLDLLEKKRGQGTFVKHSFTDSFISSLLPLIQFDRSQAVYMHEYRKIVEIGSIELVVERASLEDIQRLKNILQEMNRYKENNLEKFAFEDLNFHLALSQITKNPIIIRANFVIKDFFRNHMIKIVEAMGTEPGLYFHEKIIQAIEKRDKKEARKLMKKHLENNEKYLHLYM